A stretch of Lactuca sativa cultivar Salinas chromosome 6, Lsat_Salinas_v11, whole genome shotgun sequence DNA encodes these proteins:
- the LOC111901109 gene encoding uncharacterized protein LOC111901109 isoform X3 translates to MKCRSVACVWSESPPVHKVTATAVLDRPSTLYTGGSDGTIFWWNLSSTNSDHDIKPVAILCGHTAPISDMGICFPASTLGDEKISDPSNVASNSSSVNYGSLISACTDGVLSVWGRDSGHCSRRRKMPAWVGSPYMVQALPENRRYVCVACHFIDSVNSLDNHQSLDYSTELGEPSTNIEPQYKKPSRCTVVIIDSYTLTIVQTVFRGTLSIGPFKFMSIVTPIGDMEKESVLIADSFGNMQCVSLLKDTTRSEDISDDSQKNSSHMEMTDLLQESSEGELPISFAASGQVLAILYTTYCIFKLVDGSTKVGEISLLDDQLCQYDVAGCLFLGNGFVQTVVDMEENHNMYVETFAVWNNKGYVIMFTISYSYSGKGFKYVPLCTIPVVSHPPNVELSFSFVLMNQNLVRIESICLHTEEPVHWKPHITIWAKGENFNQECKLVGKGSYFDEWFVGSKNSNGLLKREFVVTSSMVISENDSSPYAIVYGYDSGEIEVLRFNMFSEKVEGSPCEEVDSCAWKQYLSGHTGAILCLAAHQMVNTSRGFNSTIFLISGSMDCTICIWDLNSSNLVAVMHHHVQPVRQIILPPPHTDRPWSDCFLSIGEDSCVALASLETLRVERMFPGHPYIPSRVVWDSTRGYLACFSLNHSATSDASDVLYIWDIKSGARERVLRGNAAHSMFDHFCTSGNKNNFSLSSMERNTSASSLLLPVIEDTQVSQSHPNTPEKRVASTTDLSHATTRMIQHGTHGSNGYPITCSCPFPGIATLTFDMTSLMSLRAESSENQNDEPKIQTPKKGLERINSSLSTDGDQETHVGPTEYTDWAHSIEGCLFRFSLSVLHLWDVDHELDKLLVSEMKLKKPKNFFVASGLLGDRGSLTLTFPGPSATLELWRSSSEFCAMRSLTMVSLAQHMISLSHSCSTASSALAAFYTRKFAEKFPDIKPPLLQLLISFWQDKSEHVRMAARSLFHCAASRAIPFPLRNHNSNDNNGKEDSEMLSWLESFERQDWVSCVGGTSQDAMTSHIVVAAALVVWYPSLVKSTLANLVIHPLLKLVMAMNEKYSSTAAEILAEGMEGIWSVCMSSEIPRLISEIFLQIEHVRGQSVKPMTTHGSAANLEIRESLVGILLPSLAMADVTSFLHVIERQIWSTASDSPVHIVSLMTLIRVARGSPRNLAPYLDKVAGGEFYSTDNGPWQHGHA, encoded by the exons ATGAAGTGTCGATCTGTTGCTTGTGTATGGTCAGAGTCGCCACCGGTCCATAAAGTTACCGCCACCGCCGTACTTGACCGTCCGTCGACTCTCTACACCGGCGGATCCGATGGCACCATCTTCTGGTGGAATTTATCTTCAACTAATTCCGATCAC GACATTAAACCGGTTGCTATCTTATGTGGTCATACTGCACCAATTTCTGACATGGGTATCTGTTTCCCTGCATCGACTCTAGGAGATGAAAAGATAAGCGATCCAAGTAATGTGGCATCAAACTCTAGTTCAGTTAACTATGGTTCTCTAATAAGTGCGTGTACTGATGGTGTATTATCGGTTTGGGGCAGAGACAGTGGACATTGCAGCCGTAGAAGGAAAATGCCAGCTTGGGTTGGGAGTCCATACATGGTTCAAGCTTTACCTGAAAATAGGAGATATGTATGTGTTGCCTGTCATTTCATTGACTCTGTTAATTCATTAGACAACCATCAGTCACTTGATTATTCTACTGAATTAGGTGAACCTTCGACAAATATAGAACCACAGTATAAGAAACCTTCAAGATGCACAGTTGTAATAATCGATTCATATACTCTAACAATAGTGCAAACCGTGTTTCGTGGTACTTTATCTATTGGGCCTTTCAAGTTTATGTCTATAGTGACACCTATTGGTGATATGGAGAAGGAATCAGTGCTGATTGCTGATTCCTTTGGTAACATGCAATGTGTATCACTACTAAAGGACACCACCCGGAGTGAGGATATTTCAGATGACTCACAAAAGAATTCTTCTCACATGGAAATGACCGATttgcttcaagagtcaagtgaaggggaACTTCCAATTTCATTCGCTGCTTCTGGGCAGGTTTTAGCGATTCTGTATACAACCTATTGTATATTTAAGCTGGTGGATGGGAGTACTAAGGTTGGAGAGATTTCTCTTTTAGATGATCAACTTTGTCAGTATGATGTTGCAGGGTGTCTGTTTCTTGGAAACGGTTTTGTTCAGACAGTGGTAGATATGGAGGAAAACCATAACATGTATGTGGAAACTTTTGCAGTGTGGAACAACAAAGGTTATGTAATTATGTTTACCATATCATATTCATATTCAGGGAAAGGTTTCAAATATGTGCCTCTATGCACAATCCCTGTTGTTTCACATCCTCCTAATGTTGAGTTATCATTCTCTTTTGTTCTAATGAATCAAAATCTTGTGCGGATTGAATCAATCTGTCTCCACACCGAAGAACCAGTGCATTGGAAACCCCATATAACGATATGGGCAAAAGGTGAAAACTTTAATCAAGAATGTAAATTGGTTGGGAAAGGAAGCTATTTTGATGAGTGGTTTGTGGGTTCAAAGAATTCAAATGGTCTTTTAAAAAGGGAGTTTGTGGTGACTTCTTCAATGGTTATTTCTGAAAATGACTCCTCCCCTTATGCGATAGTTTATGGATATGATAGTGGAGAAATAGAAGTTCTTCGGTTCAATATGTTCTCTGAAAAAGTGGAAGGAAGTCCATGTGAAGAGGTGGATTCATGTGCATGGAAGCAATATCTTTCAGGACACACAGGTGCTATACTATGTTTAGCTGCACATCAAATGGTGAATACCTCAAGAGGATTCAACTCCACTATCTTTTTAATCTCTGGAAGTATGGATTGCACAATATGTATATGGGATCTCAACTCCAGCAATCTTGTTGCAGTGATGCATCATCATGTACAACCTGTACGCCAGATAATCCTACCTCCTCCCCACACTGATCGTCCATGGAGTGATTGTTTTTTATCCATTGGAGAAGATTCATGTGTTGCTTTAGCTTCACTTGAGACTTTAAGGGTGGAAAGAATGTTTCCAGGACACCCGTATATCCCTTCAAGAGTAGTTTGGGATAGTACACGAGGCTATCTTGCATGTTTCTCACTGAATCATTCAGCAACATCTGATGCATCTGATGTCCTCTACATTTGGGATATAAAGTCAGGTGCTCGTGAACGAGTTCTTCGTGGGAATGCTGCTCATTCAATGTTTGATCATTTTTGTACAAGTGGGAATAAGAATAACTTTTCTCTAAGTTCCATGGAGAGGAACACTTCTGCTTCCTCATTGCTTCTTCCAGTGATTGAAGATACACAAGTTTCACAATCTCATCCAAATACTCCAGAGAAACGCGTTGCTTCAACAACAGATTTATCTCATGCCACTACAAGGATGATTCAACATGGGACCCATGGAAGCAACGGATATCCGATTACATGCTCTTGCCCTTTCCCAGGAATTGCAACATTGACTTTTGATATGACTTCATTGATGTCACTTAGGGCTGAATCTTCTGAAAATCAGAATGATGAACCTAAGATCCAGACACCCAAAAAGGGGTTGGAAAGAATCAACAGCTCTCTGAGTACAGATGGAGATCAAGAAACCCATGTGGGTCCCACGGAATACACTGATTGGGCTCATTCAATAGAAGGATGTTTATTTCGGTTCAGCTTATCAGTTTTGCACTTGTGGGATGTTGATCATGAGCTTGACAAGCTGTTAGTTTCTGAGATGAAACTCAAGAAACCTAAAAATTTCTTTGTAGCTTCTGGTTTGCTTGGGGACAGAGGGTCTCTCACATTGACATTTCCTGGTCCAAGTGCAACATTAGAG CTTTGGAGATCATCTTCAGAGTTCTGTGCAATGAGGTCTTTAACTATGGTGTCCCTTGCTCAACACATGATTAGTTTGTCTCATTCATGCTCCACTGCAAGCAG TGCATTAGCTGCATTTTACACACGAAAATTCGCAGAGAAATTTCCCGACATTAAGCCACCTTTACTCCAG CTTTTAATTAGCTTTTGGCAAGATAAAAGTGAACATGTCCGCATGGCAGCACGTTCATTGTTCCACTGTGCAGCTTCAAGGGCGATTCCGTTTCCACTCCGGAATCACAATTCCAACGATAATAATGGAAAGGAGGATTCCGAAATGTTGTCATGGCTGGAATCATTTGAACGTCAAGACTGGGTATCATGTGTAGGGGGGACAAGTCAAGATGCAATGACTTCTCAcattgttgttgctgctgctttAGTTGTTTGGTACCCAAGTCTTGTAAAGTCAACTCTTGCTAATCTGGTCATACATCCACTGTTGAAATTAGTTATGGCTATGAATGAAAAATATAGTTCTACAGCAGCTGAGATTTTGGCAGAAGGTATGGAGGGGATATGGAGTGTTTGCATGAGTTCAGAAATACCTCGTTTAATTTCGGAGATTTTCCTTCAAATAGAGCATGTGAGGGGACAATCTGTTAAGCCAATGACAACACATGGTTCAGCTGCAAATCTTGAGATCCGGGAATCTTTGGTTGGGATTCTTTTACCAAGTTTAGCAATGGCTGATGTCACATCTTTTTTACATGTGATTGAAAGACAAATTTGGTCTACTGCTTCTGATTCACCTGTTCATATTGTCTCCCTCATGACCCTCATCAGAGTCGCTCGTGGGTCCCCTAGAAATTTAGCTCCTTACCTTGATAAG GTTGCAGGTGGTGAATTTTATTCTACAGACAATGGACCCTGGCAACATGGCCATGCGTAG
- the LOC111901109 gene encoding uncharacterized protein LOC111901109 isoform X1: MKCRSVACVWSESPPVHKVTATAVLDRPSTLYTGGSDGTIFWWNLSSTNSDHDIKPVAILCGHTAPISDMGICFPASTLGDEKISDPSNVASNSSSVNYGSLISACTDGVLSVWGRDSGHCSRRRKMPAWVGSPYMVQALPENRRYVCVACHFIDSVNSLDNHQSLDYSTELGEPSTNIEPQYKKPSRCTVVIIDSYTLTIVQTVFRGTLSIGPFKFMSIVTPIGDMEKESVLIADSFGNMQCVSLLKDTTRSEDISDDSQKNSSHMEMTDLLQESSEGELPISFAASGQVLAILYTTYCIFKLVDGSTKVGEISLLDDQLCQYDVAGCLFLGNGFVQTVVDMEENHNMYVETFAVWNNKGYVIMFTISYSYSGKGFKYVPLCTIPVVSHPPNVELSFSFVLMNQNLVRIESICLHTEEPVHWKPHITIWAKGENFNQECKLVGKGSYFDEWFVGSKNSNGLLKREFVVTSSMVISENDSSPYAIVYGYDSGEIEVLRFNMFSEKVEGSPCEEVDSCAWKQYLSGHTGAILCLAAHQMVNTSRGFNSTIFLISGSMDCTICIWDLNSSNLVAVMHHHVQPVRQIILPPPHTDRPWSDCFLSIGEDSCVALASLETLRVERMFPGHPYIPSRVVWDSTRGYLACFSLNHSATSDASDVLYIWDIKSGARERVLRGNAAHSMFDHFCTSGNKNNFSLSSMERNTSASSLLLPVIEDTQVSQSHPNTPEKRVASTTDLSHATTRMIQHGTHGSNGYPITCSCPFPGIATLTFDMTSLMSLRAESSENQNDEPKIQTPKKGLERINSSLSTDGDQETHVGPTEYTDWAHSIEGCLFRFSLSVLHLWDVDHELDKLLVSEMKLKKPKNFFVASGLLGDRGSLTLTFPGPSATLELWRSSSEFCAMRSLTMVSLAQHMISLSHSCSTASSALAAFYTRKFAEKFPDIKPPLLQLLISFWQDKSEHVRMAARSLFHCAASRAIPFPLRNHNSNDNNGKEDSEMLSWLESFERQDWVSCVGGTSQDAMTSHIVVAAALVVWYPSLVKSTLANLVIHPLLKLVMAMNEKYSSTAAEILAEGMEGIWSVCMSSEIPRLISEIFLQIEHVRGQSVKPMTTHGSAANLEIRESLVGILLPSLAMADVTSFLHVIERQIWSTASDSPVHIVSLMTLIRVARGSPRNLAPYLDKVVNFILQTMDPGNMAMRRSCLQNSMATLKEVVRVFPMVSLNDSSTRLAVGDAIGDINKSIIRVYEMQSMTKIKILDASGPPGLPTLLGGASETTANTAISVLSFSPDGEGLIAFSEHGLMIRWWSLGSMWWEKLSRNLVPVQCTKLIFVPPWEGFSPTSTRSSVMASVMGNGKHFSQDNSKDLSEMDRLKNLLHNLDLSYRLEWSSGRQVLLKRHGQELGTFQL; the protein is encoded by the exons ATGAAGTGTCGATCTGTTGCTTGTGTATGGTCAGAGTCGCCACCGGTCCATAAAGTTACCGCCACCGCCGTACTTGACCGTCCGTCGACTCTCTACACCGGCGGATCCGATGGCACCATCTTCTGGTGGAATTTATCTTCAACTAATTCCGATCAC GACATTAAACCGGTTGCTATCTTATGTGGTCATACTGCACCAATTTCTGACATGGGTATCTGTTTCCCTGCATCGACTCTAGGAGATGAAAAGATAAGCGATCCAAGTAATGTGGCATCAAACTCTAGTTCAGTTAACTATGGTTCTCTAATAAGTGCGTGTACTGATGGTGTATTATCGGTTTGGGGCAGAGACAGTGGACATTGCAGCCGTAGAAGGAAAATGCCAGCTTGGGTTGGGAGTCCATACATGGTTCAAGCTTTACCTGAAAATAGGAGATATGTATGTGTTGCCTGTCATTTCATTGACTCTGTTAATTCATTAGACAACCATCAGTCACTTGATTATTCTACTGAATTAGGTGAACCTTCGACAAATATAGAACCACAGTATAAGAAACCTTCAAGATGCACAGTTGTAATAATCGATTCATATACTCTAACAATAGTGCAAACCGTGTTTCGTGGTACTTTATCTATTGGGCCTTTCAAGTTTATGTCTATAGTGACACCTATTGGTGATATGGAGAAGGAATCAGTGCTGATTGCTGATTCCTTTGGTAACATGCAATGTGTATCACTACTAAAGGACACCACCCGGAGTGAGGATATTTCAGATGACTCACAAAAGAATTCTTCTCACATGGAAATGACCGATttgcttcaagagtcaagtgaaggggaACTTCCAATTTCATTCGCTGCTTCTGGGCAGGTTTTAGCGATTCTGTATACAACCTATTGTATATTTAAGCTGGTGGATGGGAGTACTAAGGTTGGAGAGATTTCTCTTTTAGATGATCAACTTTGTCAGTATGATGTTGCAGGGTGTCTGTTTCTTGGAAACGGTTTTGTTCAGACAGTGGTAGATATGGAGGAAAACCATAACATGTATGTGGAAACTTTTGCAGTGTGGAACAACAAAGGTTATGTAATTATGTTTACCATATCATATTCATATTCAGGGAAAGGTTTCAAATATGTGCCTCTATGCACAATCCCTGTTGTTTCACATCCTCCTAATGTTGAGTTATCATTCTCTTTTGTTCTAATGAATCAAAATCTTGTGCGGATTGAATCAATCTGTCTCCACACCGAAGAACCAGTGCATTGGAAACCCCATATAACGATATGGGCAAAAGGTGAAAACTTTAATCAAGAATGTAAATTGGTTGGGAAAGGAAGCTATTTTGATGAGTGGTTTGTGGGTTCAAAGAATTCAAATGGTCTTTTAAAAAGGGAGTTTGTGGTGACTTCTTCAATGGTTATTTCTGAAAATGACTCCTCCCCTTATGCGATAGTTTATGGATATGATAGTGGAGAAATAGAAGTTCTTCGGTTCAATATGTTCTCTGAAAAAGTGGAAGGAAGTCCATGTGAAGAGGTGGATTCATGTGCATGGAAGCAATATCTTTCAGGACACACAGGTGCTATACTATGTTTAGCTGCACATCAAATGGTGAATACCTCAAGAGGATTCAACTCCACTATCTTTTTAATCTCTGGAAGTATGGATTGCACAATATGTATATGGGATCTCAACTCCAGCAATCTTGTTGCAGTGATGCATCATCATGTACAACCTGTACGCCAGATAATCCTACCTCCTCCCCACACTGATCGTCCATGGAGTGATTGTTTTTTATCCATTGGAGAAGATTCATGTGTTGCTTTAGCTTCACTTGAGACTTTAAGGGTGGAAAGAATGTTTCCAGGACACCCGTATATCCCTTCAAGAGTAGTTTGGGATAGTACACGAGGCTATCTTGCATGTTTCTCACTGAATCATTCAGCAACATCTGATGCATCTGATGTCCTCTACATTTGGGATATAAAGTCAGGTGCTCGTGAACGAGTTCTTCGTGGGAATGCTGCTCATTCAATGTTTGATCATTTTTGTACAAGTGGGAATAAGAATAACTTTTCTCTAAGTTCCATGGAGAGGAACACTTCTGCTTCCTCATTGCTTCTTCCAGTGATTGAAGATACACAAGTTTCACAATCTCATCCAAATACTCCAGAGAAACGCGTTGCTTCAACAACAGATTTATCTCATGCCACTACAAGGATGATTCAACATGGGACCCATGGAAGCAACGGATATCCGATTACATGCTCTTGCCCTTTCCCAGGAATTGCAACATTGACTTTTGATATGACTTCATTGATGTCACTTAGGGCTGAATCTTCTGAAAATCAGAATGATGAACCTAAGATCCAGACACCCAAAAAGGGGTTGGAAAGAATCAACAGCTCTCTGAGTACAGATGGAGATCAAGAAACCCATGTGGGTCCCACGGAATACACTGATTGGGCTCATTCAATAGAAGGATGTTTATTTCGGTTCAGCTTATCAGTTTTGCACTTGTGGGATGTTGATCATGAGCTTGACAAGCTGTTAGTTTCTGAGATGAAACTCAAGAAACCTAAAAATTTCTTTGTAGCTTCTGGTTTGCTTGGGGACAGAGGGTCTCTCACATTGACATTTCCTGGTCCAAGTGCAACATTAGAG CTTTGGAGATCATCTTCAGAGTTCTGTGCAATGAGGTCTTTAACTATGGTGTCCCTTGCTCAACACATGATTAGTTTGTCTCATTCATGCTCCACTGCAAGCAG TGCATTAGCTGCATTTTACACACGAAAATTCGCAGAGAAATTTCCCGACATTAAGCCACCTTTACTCCAG CTTTTAATTAGCTTTTGGCAAGATAAAAGTGAACATGTCCGCATGGCAGCACGTTCATTGTTCCACTGTGCAGCTTCAAGGGCGATTCCGTTTCCACTCCGGAATCACAATTCCAACGATAATAATGGAAAGGAGGATTCCGAAATGTTGTCATGGCTGGAATCATTTGAACGTCAAGACTGGGTATCATGTGTAGGGGGGACAAGTCAAGATGCAATGACTTCTCAcattgttgttgctgctgctttAGTTGTTTGGTACCCAAGTCTTGTAAAGTCAACTCTTGCTAATCTGGTCATACATCCACTGTTGAAATTAGTTATGGCTATGAATGAAAAATATAGTTCTACAGCAGCTGAGATTTTGGCAGAAGGTATGGAGGGGATATGGAGTGTTTGCATGAGTTCAGAAATACCTCGTTTAATTTCGGAGATTTTCCTTCAAATAGAGCATGTGAGGGGACAATCTGTTAAGCCAATGACAACACATGGTTCAGCTGCAAATCTTGAGATCCGGGAATCTTTGGTTGGGATTCTTTTACCAAGTTTAGCAATGGCTGATGTCACATCTTTTTTACATGTGATTGAAAGACAAATTTGGTCTACTGCTTCTGATTCACCTGTTCATATTGTCTCCCTCATGACCCTCATCAGAGTCGCTCGTGGGTCCCCTAGAAATTTAGCTCCTTACCTTGATAAG GTGGTGAATTTTATTCTACAGACAATGGACCCTGGCAACATGGCCATGCGTAGAAGTTGCTTACAAAATTCAATGGCAACATTAAAAGAAGTTGTGCGTGTTTTTCCCATGGTATCCCTCAATGACTCATCTACTCGCTTAGCTGTTGGTGATGCAATTGGAGATATTAACAAATCTATCATCCGTGTGTACGAAATGCAAAG TATGACAAAAATAAAGATATTGGATGCTAGTGGACCTCCAGGGCTTCCAACCTTGCTTGGAGGAGCCTCTGAAACAACTGCAAATACTGCAATTTCTGTGTTGAGCTTTTCACCTGATGGAGAG GGGTTGATAGCTTTCTCTGAGCATGGTTTAATGATCAGATGGTGGTCATTGGGATCCATGTGGTGGGAAAAGCTTAGTAGGAATCTTGTTCCTGTTCAATGCACTAAACTGATATTTGTTCCTCCATGGGAGGGCTTCTCTCCTACTTCCACAAGATCTAGTGTAATGGCAAGTGTAATGGGTAACGGGAAGCACTTTTCACAG GATAATTCAAAGGACTTGAGCGAAATGGACAGATTGAAAAACTTGCTTCATAATCTTGATCTCTCATACAGGCTAGAATGGTCCAGCGGTAGGCAAGTATTACTCAAGAGGCATGGACAGGAATTGGGAACTTTCCAATTATAA